The Benincasa hispida cultivar B227 chromosome 11, ASM972705v1, whole genome shotgun sequence genome has a segment encoding these proteins:
- the LOC120091972 gene encoding uncharacterized protein LOC120091972, with amino-acid sequence MELSILSVSSNTSTMSFGGRIGICSTSSSRLSHFPLRKRAGGRVSVPAGVRASAEPRSERLEEGQTRGRFNARAMEVTTLDSSFRETEFPVWEKIGAVVRLSYGVGIYGAMALAGRFICSISGTDWMGGFHPSLDAILGGLGYAVPPIMALLFILDDEVVKLSPHARAIRDVEDEELRSFFYGMSPWQFILIVAASSVGEELFYRAAVQGALADIFLRSPDIGADVQGMASLTGVLPPFVPFAQAFAAVITAVLTGSLYYVAASPKDPTYVVAPVLQSRSGRKDLKKLFAAWYERRQMKKIYSPLLEGLLALYLGFEWIQTDNILAPIITHGIYSAVILGHGLWKIHDHRRRLHQRIQQLKMEGKGSDSL; translated from the exons ATGGAGCTTTCGATTCTCTCTGTATCTTCAAACACTTCGACGATGTCGTTTGGTGGTAGAATTGGGATCTGTTCCACTTCAAGCTCGAGGCTTTCGCATTTTCCGCTGAGGAAACGTGCCGGCGGGAGGGTTTCGGTGCCGGCCGGGGTTAGGGCGTCGGCGGAGCCGAGGAGTGAGAGATTGGAGGAGGGACAGACACGTGGCCGGTTCAATGCCCGGGCCATGGAGGTGACCACACTGGATAGTAGTTTCAGAGAAACAGAGTTCCCTGTTTGGGAAAAGATTGGTGCTGTTGTGAGGCTCAGCTATGGAGTTG GGATTTATGGTGCAATGGCACTGGCAGGAAGATTTATATGTTCAATATCTGGGACTGATTGGATGGGAGGATTCCATCCATCGTTGGATGCTATTTTGGGAGGGCTTGGTTATGCTGTTCCTCCAATTATGGCTCTTCTCTTCATTCTTGAT GATGAAGTTGTGAAGTTATCACCCCATGCTAGGGCGATTAGAGACGTTGAGGATGAGGAGCTTCGAAGCTTCTTTTACGGAATGTCTCCATGGCAG TTCATTCTTATCGTTGCTGCAAGCTCGGTCGGGGAGGAGCTCTTTTACCGGGCAGCTGTTCAG GGAGCACTGGCTGATATATTCTTAAGGAGTCCTGATATTGGAGCTGATGTTCAAGGAATGGCATCTCTG ACTGGGGTGCTGCCTCCATTCGTGCCATTTGCTCAGGCCTTTGCAGCTGTTATCACAGCTGTTCTTACCGGTTCACTCTATTACGTTGCTGCATCGCCGAAAG ATCCTACTTATGTAGTTGCCCCCGTTTTGCAATCTCGATCTGGTCGCAAAGATCTTAAAAAGCTTTTCGCAG CGTGGTATGAGAGAAGACAAATGAAGAAGATCTACTCTCCCCTCCTCGAAGGACTCCTTGCTCTCTACCTTGGTTTCGAATGGATCCAG ACCGATAACATTCTTGCTCCGATCATCACGCATGGTATATACTCCGCCGTGATACTAGGGCACGGACTTTGGAAGATCCACGACCACCGGAGAAGGTTACACCAGAGAATTCAACAACTTAAGATGGAAGGTAAAGGCTCAGATAGTTTGTGA